A window of Hordeum vulgare subsp. vulgare chromosome 5H, MorexV3_pseudomolecules_assembly, whole genome shotgun sequence genomic DNA:
cggttagagcatctccaacagctgcACTTCGCGCCGTGCCCAAAAATGTgtttgccgcgcgcgcttcggctggtttagcgcggggataggcgctggctccaacaaccgcgctataatgcagcgcgcgcgccgctccagcaacgcccaaaaatgcagcgcgcgcagcacGCACAGACCACATGTACATTTCAGAAAATAGGAGCaaaaatgatcaaacaaacaaaataaattaaCAATAAATAGTCATTACAACTCAAACAGATAGTTTATTgttcagtacaacaaataatgcaataaacaaccaatagttcatgaataATACAATAAAAATATGCAATAAATACAAccaaatcatgctctttgtcgtccatgccatgATCACCAATTttcaatcagatccttctgaagatcattcaaagatccaggcatttCAAAGATATTATCCAAAGATCCATGCATTctaaagaatgcatgccaaatccaagtctcctgatcggccaccgcttcaaggattatagtggaatCTTTTTTTTGGCTGTGGAATTTCCCATGCCATGTCTTTAGACAATTCTTTCAActtcaatgcatgcaatctattgagccaaccATGTCAGGAAAGCCGCGAGCCTTGTTCATCACCAATAGCCTTGCGACGTCTTCAGcagtgggagatctcaaatactcctcgctaaacacttgcacaattctcACTGtaaagcgcttgacacacatgatggcttggctctcacccatGGCCAAGTAATCATCAACTAGATTAACcgggataccgtatgccaacatacgcaatgCGGCTAtcaccttcagaaaggtgctatgcccgagctctccggcggcatttctcctttgctgaaaaaaccggtcatggctcgctagtttctctgcaatgcgcttgaacaagTCTGTGCTTATCTTAAACCGGCGACGAAAATACGACtccgggtatgtgggattctTCACGGaatagttcttcatcaatctgttatgggcatcaatcctatctctCCAAAAAATTTCCCGGCCCATAatcgaaccaccgtgcttcgttTTTTACTGATATGCATAGctatgatcattgcaagatcctcctcctctttcatatcaaattcttctttggaagaatcatacgacgaactcatctacaatgttcaatactatactataaaaactataattcaaaacatgcacaaAATTCATAAGTTTGGAGCAATACATATCTTgtaggcgttttgtcgaacaccttgcaggcgcggcgcggcagcgagTGCTGTTCCTCGGGCgtcggaggcgcgcgagggccggcgggactaggagggggtggggcggaagctgttggaattatgccctagaggcaataataaatgtataattattattataattcctgtatcaagataatagtttattctccatgctataattgtattgaatgaagactcatttacatgtgtggattcatagacaaaacaccgtccctagcatgcctctagttggctagccagttgatcgatgatagtcagtgtcttctgattatgaacaaggtgttgttgcttgataactggatcacgtcattgggagaatcacgtgatggactagacccaaactaatagacgtagcatgttgatcgtgtcattttgttgctactgttttctgcgtgtcaagtatttatttctatgatcatgagatcatataactcactgacaccggaggaatgccttgtgtgtatcaaacgtcgcaacgtaactgggtgactataaagatgctctataggtatctccgaaggtgttagttgagttagtatggatcaagactgggatttgtcactccgtatgacggagaggtatctcggggcccactcggtaatacaacatcacacacaagccttgcaagcaatgcaaattagtgtaagttgcgggatcttgtattacggaacgagtaaagagacttgccggtaaacgagattgaaataggtatgcggatactgacgatcgaatctcgggcaagtaacataccgaaggacaaagggaatgacatacgggattatacaaatccttggcactgaggttcaaacgataagatcttcgtagaatatgtaggatccaatatgggcatccaggtcccgctattggatattgaccgaggagtctctcgggtcatgtctacatagttctcgaacccgcagggtctgcacacttaaggttcgacgttgttttatgcgtatttgagttatatggttggttaccgaatgttgtttggagtcccggatgagatcacggacgtcgcgagggtttccggaatggtccggaaacgaagattgatatataggatgacctcatttgattaccggaaggttttcggagttaccgggaatgtaccgggaatgacgaatgggttccgggagttcaccggaggggggcaacccactccggtgaagcccataggcatttgggggggtcacaccagcccttagtgggctggtgggacagcccaccaatcccctatgcgccaagagagaaaaatcaaaggaaagaaaaaaagagaggaagaagtgggaagggggaaggactccctcccaccaaaccaagtaggactcggtttggggggagagtcctcccccctggctcggccgaccccttggggatcccttggaccccaaggcaaggtccccctccctcctcctatatatatggggcttttagggcagatatgagacgactttctcacggctgtccgaccacatacctccatagtttttcctctagatcgcgtttctgcggagctcgggcggagccctgctgagacgagatcatcgccaacctccggagcgccgtcacgctgccggagaactcttctacctctccgtctctcttgctggatcaagaaggccgagatcatcgtcgagctgtacgtgtgctgaacgcggaggtgccgtccgttcggtactagatcgtgggactgatcgcgggattgttcgcggggcggatcgagggacgtgaggacgttccattacatcaaccgcgttctctaacgcttctgctgtacgatctacaagggtacgtagatcactcaccccctctcgtagatggacatcaccatgataagtcttcgtgcgcgtaggaaaatttttgtttcccatgcgacgttccccaacagaagcgcggcggcgcggggaggccggggaagcgcctgaacggtcgccgggggcgTGGGCGGAGGCCGCAGCGTAGACAAACCGGGGAAGCGCCTGAGTGGTCGCCGACGGGCGCGGGGTAGGCCGGAGAGAGCGGAGAGAgcctgaacggtcgccgggggcgcgagcggcggcggcgcggccagAAGGGGTGGTAGTGGGGAGCGAGCGCGCGAGAGTggaggagcgagcgcgggagagagaaggagcgagcgcgggagagcCGCGCGCGCGGGAGCTGGCGTAGCAAATAAGGGGCGCGCGAATGCGTTTCGGCCAGCGTGCTGAACTAAAAATGCCGCGCGCGTCGTTTTTGCGCCGTCCGCTGGAGCTGCCCGTCGTGTTGCACACGCGTTAAAACTGTCTTTTTACGACGCGGCGCTATTGGAGATGCTATCAGCTCTTGCATTCCCCACCTTTCGGGCCACTTATTAAAGTTTTGTCTCGCTCGCCCTTTATTTTCAATTGCTGCGTCTGCGGGTTGTTGCTCCGGTAGCCGTTGCTCCTCCCCTCGGCTGCTCTCCTCCGCCAGCCGATGCTTTATAAACTACAACCCACATTTCCCCTGCGCTTTTCTAGCCGTTGCGCAACCTCTTTGCCATCTTGGCGTTTGCGCCTGCATTTTTAATTACTCTCAGCCTTCAGCAGAAGCATCCTAAGCAGGCAGCAGCAATCAGTGCCCCCACCCCACAGCCACACTGAATCAACAAGCCGATCCATCGCATTGcagcccgcgccgccgccgccgccgcgcagtgagagagggggtgagagagagagaggatgagAGGCCTCAGATCGCGGATCCTCCGGACCCTGCAGTCCTTCCCCAACGCCGCCACCGCCGCGCAGTCCAACGCCCTCCTCCCGCCCCCCGACGCCGCCGCGCCCGCGCCGGCCGATAGCGACTgccggggcggcggcgacgacgatggcgacaagGAGAACGTCTCGCCGGAGGCCAACCCGCGGAAGGCCAAGAAGATGAAGGTGAGCTCCGGCCGCGAGGATGGCTCTCTGGAGGAGTCCGGCGGGTGCTACCGCCGGCCGGAGCTCGAGTCGCCGAGCCTCTTCGACCCGGACCTCCTCGCCGCCTTCCGCGGCGTCGTCGACGCCTACACCCAGGCGCTCGAGAAGACCCAGCGCCGggacgccgacgccgacgacgacATCGCCGCCGCGCTGGACGCCGGCGGCCGCGACGAGGACCCCCTGGCCGGGCTCGAGAGCCGGTGCCCGCCCGGCGGGGAGCGCGCCGTGGTGCTCTACACCACGTCGCTGCGCGGGGTGCGCAAGACGTTCGAGGACTGCGCCACCGTGCGACGCCTGCTCGACGGGCTCCGCGTCGCCTTCCTGGAGCGCGACGTGTCCATGCACGCGCCCTACCGGGACGAGCTCCGCGCGCTGCTGCCGAGGCCGGGACCGGGCGACGGCGCCGGCGCCAGCATGCCCCTGCCGCCGCGGCTGTTCGTGGACGGGCGCTACGTCGGCGGCGCGGACGAGGTTGTGGCGCTGCACGAGCAGTCGCGGCTCCGGCCGATGCTCCGGCGCGCCACGCGCCGGGGCGCAGGCGACGTGGCCTGCGCGGTGTGCGGCGGCGCCTGGTTCGTCGTGTGCGGCGGGTGCAGCGGCCGTCATTGGCTCTATGACGACGGCttagccgccgccgtcgccgccagcCGCGTGCCGTGCCCAGGATGCAACGAGAACGGGCTCGTGCCGTGCCCCCTGTGCAGCTGAGCTGAGGTGATCCCATGCCCTGCCCCGACAGACATGTAAATCTTTTTGTGTATTACCTGGGAGAGAGGCCGCTCTGCGGCGAAATTCTTTGTGATTGTTTCATAAGTACGTGCTGTATAATTTGCCATGGGCCGCTTCTTAATGGAGTTGGTTGCATCAAGCTGAACGATCAGTGACTCTAAAACCCAATTTGCAGCACTAGTGCTGCTGAGTTGAATCCCGAGGGTTGGTTTTTGTCAGAAATTTGTTCTTCTCTGCTCATCCACGTTGCAAATTGTGAAACCGAAGAAGGCCGTTGTGTACGGCAAGATATGATGTCACTGCATTCGGCAGAGGTTGCTGGCCTAAACTGAATCCCAAGGGCGAGCTTTTGTCAGACTTGCTCTGAAAATTGTGAAATCGCCGAGGCCATTCTGTAAGAAACAAAGCGATGTCGATTCATCCTGATGAGGTTGGTTGCCTTCTGCACCGGAAAGAACTCCAAAAGGAGCAAGAAAATGATAGAGGCGTGTTCCACTGTCAAGAGCTCTTTGGAATAGTTTCCCACCCGCACGCTGGCCGAACAGACGTGCCGTTCGCCTCCTCACGCGCGTGgatccatgcaacattttttccatCTACGTACTTCGCTGGTAGTTGATGCAACATTTTTTAATCTAGATATGTTGCAACCAGCCTCATATTTGCTGGAAAcgtttttttactattttttgtcccagtaaaaaaactgcatatacgtttggttgcaacttcagttcgtcggatttttcgttacaatctatgttttttacttttgctataaccgtgttaatttttgctgcaTGCGGAGGTTACAAAAATGTTGCATTCGGATCCAACGGTGCAGACgacgcggggttggtggatcctgcGGCTCGCGTGCGGCCGGCCGGAAGTTTTGGTCGCGCGCGGGCCGCACGATCCACCAACCCGCGCGCGTCCGCACCGTTAGATCAGCATGCAATTTTTTTTTTCCGCTATGCAACAAAATTTTAatgcgatgcagcaattttttcaactgttgcaacaaaaaacaaaatttgtagcaaaaaaattaaatctacataatcgtagcaaaaaaacgaagttgatggtacgtggtagtaaaactcaaacgccggttgtaacaaacatttacgtgacgtgtatgtaacttttttaatgaatgattgcagcaaaacatgatgctggttgtagcaaaaattaacacgattGTAGCagaagtaaaaaacatcgattgtaaacaaaaaatccgacgaactggagttgtaacaaacgtatatgcagcttttttactgagACAAAATGCAGTAAAAAATGCTTGCAGCAAAAATGACGCTGGTTACAAcaaatttagacgaaaaatgttgcatccactAACCAAAGAAGCGCGCGGATGAAAAAAATGTTATACGGGCCCACACGCGCGAAGGGACGACCGGTGTGTTGGTTCGGCCGGCGCGCATGTGAAAAACGAGGAAAAAAGAGAAAAGCCGAGTGCAAATTTGAAGCGGCATGGAAAGGATCGAAGAACGCACACGTTTGGAGACGTGTGGCACAGAAATTGTACATCTGCTAACCTTAGTTCAAAACAGCAATACTTATTTAGGAAACGTTCAGCCGGTCAGGACCCGTACGATCTCCTCTGATCTGGCGGTTCGATTTCTCTTGCGTGGTGGGATGCATGATCGAGGGGACCCATCAACAGCTTGCCCCTGCGTTGATGTCGCCCGCATCGTCGGTGCCTGCCCCGTCGACTGCCCGCATCGTCGGTTCCTGTCCCCGATAGCCGCCTGTATCGTCGGTTTCAAATTTCGTCTGTCGTCCTCATCGCCTGTCGCCATGACTGGCCCTGCGCGTGTATAAGTATTGCAACCGTTATCTAAAACAACTTCAAACGTCGTCGAAAAAAAGCTTCAATTATAGACAGAAAGCTTTAATGGGCTCTGCCAAACAAAGAAAGCTGCAATTGTAGTTGCATTTTGTTACTATCAGTTAacttttttgctacatccatcaagGTGGACCTACGACGGTGCGACgaatttttgctgcaaccgtagtTACATTTTGCTACTATTGACAATTTTTTTTGGCTACATCCATCAAGACGGTGTTGCGACctcgcgacgacgacgacgaccacgacgatgatTTTGTTGCAACCATAGTTAGATTTTGCTACTACCGTTGAacttttttgctacatccattcAATGACGTTGAATGGCTGGTGGCCGTCGCCGACACAATTCCGTTTAGCGACTAGAGAGCATCAATGGCGAGGGACAGCGACAGAGCTacaaccagaggggagctacaccCGTCACCGGTGAGAGCTGCAACCGCATGTGCAGTTGTCGCACAGGTTGAGGTGACGACGAGGACAACCGGTGAGGGTGGGGACCGATGACGAGGAGGGTCGGAGAGGATGTGGACCAGCGACGAGGACGACCGACAAAGGTGGGGACTCGCGACGAGGACGACCGTCGGAGGAGATCGGAGGCATGGCGGCGAGGACCCATGCGATCAACAAGGCACCATGCGTGCGCTGCCGAACGCCACCCACGTGCCACCGAGCAGAATTACATGAGTGACCGAACCGCAACTAGAAGAAACCTATGAACCGACACTCGGGAGAATCAAGGCAACCTCAAGTCATGGGGGGAGAACGCCATGtatctttctctcttttttcttttattttgttcgAGACTATTTGTATTGTTCAATGATTTGGGATCGTTATTAATACTAGCAAAAGGAcatgtgcgttgcaacggaagaaaaacaattataatctttAATGAtactgatcatattatgtctttaaaattttaggacatttcttgaaatgcatgaacattttttgaattagcaaacatttttttcaattgcactcaaaaaataacacacaaactttttttcaaaatcatggacttttattgttttcagcaacattgttctcaaaattatgaatatttttctgaatatgtgaatatttttacaaaaaccctgagcattttttgaattcacaaacattttatattttcttcaaacttttatttcaaaattcccagttttataaattgcaaaagtttttcaaagttctaaattatttaaactaaaagttggaacagaaaaatgaaaataaaaaatgagactaaaaacagaggcgcaaactgtttttaagatttttacacggacttttgtttaaaatcgttgacttttttattttgtgaacattttctcaaagtttaagcattttttatatgcaaacattttttaaaactcctgagtagtttttgaattctaaaaaaaatgtttttttgaatattttatttcgaaattctcattttcttaaaattgagaaaagttgtttgaagttctaaattatttaaagtagaaaaataaaatggaactgaaaataaaaatataaaaactaaactaaaaaaacaggcgcccacgcatgggccggcccaaacaggtgtgctgcatctttttccaactcccagagcgtaatataggaggtgcctacatgggccggcccagtccggagattttcctgtttgaaatgttttttatgacttataggtggcattgatgggtaattttagtcaactttaagggcaatttggatgacgtacgaaagatgcactatttgctttattagtaggtaagataaGATAAGATATGGCCGCATGCAtccctcgatgcagaggccggggcatcgctccttttctaaaaaaaaatgaACTGACACTCAATGAACTGGCGTATCTGACTATGCCC
This region includes:
- the LOC123398180 gene encoding uncharacterized protein At5g39865-like, with protein sequence MRGLRSRILRTLQSFPNAATAAQSNALLPPPDAAAPAPADSDCRGGGDDDGDKENVSPEANPRKAKKMKVSSGREDGSLEESGGCYRRPELESPSLFDPDLLAAFRGVVDAYTQALEKTQRRDADADDDIAAALDAGGRDEDPLAGLESRCPPGGERAVVLYTTSLRGVRKTFEDCATVRRLLDGLRVAFLERDVSMHAPYRDELRALLPRPGPGDGAGASMPLPPRLFVDGRYVGGADEVVALHEQSRLRPMLRRATRRGAGDVACAVCGGAWFVVCGGCSGRHWLYDDGLAAAVAASRVPCPGCNENGLVPCPLCS